A region from the Canis lupus dingo isolate Sandy chromosome 9, ASM325472v2, whole genome shotgun sequence genome encodes:
- the C9H17orf98 gene encoding uncharacterized protein C17orf98 homolog: protein MSHLCECPLRLEKSFILDGVAVSTMSRASERVRPKLWSAIPPYNAQQDCHARRYFQSHVVPPVLRKTEQDHGGTGRDGWIVDYFHIFGQGQRYLNRRNWAGAGHSFQQVTGHDYYNAELRMIRGFNGRFGYRRNTPALRQRPSVFGEVTQFPLF, encoded by the exons ATGTCGCACTTGTGCGAGTGTCCTCTGCGGCTGGAGAAGAGCTTCATTTTGGATGGCGTGGCCGTGAGCACCATGTCCCGCGCCTCCGAGCGCGTGAGGCCCAAGCTCTGGTCGGCGATTCCGCCCTACAACGCTCAGCAGGACTGCCACGCCCGCCGGTACTTCCAGAGCCACGTGGTTCCGCCCGTTCTGCGGAAGACTGAGCAG gaTCACGGTGGCACAGGAAGAGACGGCTGGATAGTGGACTATTTCCACATCTTCGGGCAAGGACAGAGATACCTGAACAGGAGAAATTGGGCAGGGGCAG GGCATTCCTTCCAGCAGGTGACCGGGCATGATTACTACAATGCAGAACTGAGGATGATCAGGGGGTTCAATGGCCGATTTGGCTACCGCCGAAACACCCCAGCCCTCCGCCAGCGCCCGTCGGTCTTTGGAGAGGTCACCCAGTTCCCCCTCTTCTAA